The Syntrophorhabdaceae bacterium sequence TCGAACAGAATTATAAGATTTATAAGAAAAAGGCAGAGGAACTGAGAATATCTGATGATCTTGATTCAAGGAGGATATCAAGTATAAGGATAGCTACCCCTGCTATCCCACCCCTTACACCCATATATCCAAAAAAAGGTTTTATCATCGGTGCCTCTGCAATACTTGGATTATTTTTAAGTTTTGGTTTTTCCGCAATCAGAGAGTTCTTCAACCATACATTTAAGGATGATAATGATGTGTTCTCTGTCCTTGGTATTCCTCTTCTTGTATCAGTTCCATTACGTATCACAGGAAATGGCTTTAAGGCTGACCATAAACCAAAAAGAGAAGGGATACTTGGTATTATATTCGGTAGAAGATTTTATCCAGAGGGATACAAAAAGCCTGTAACCCCAAATATAAGGGTTGCCACTTCTAATTCAAATAATTTGGCATTTGTAATTTTTGTTATGCTTGGAATAGGTGGTTATTTCTTTTATATGTATCAAAATATGCTCATATATCAGACTGCAATAGAAACCCAGAGAAATCTTATAAGCCTATCTAATATGGAGAGGCAGGTTACAGTATCATCTGTTGCCCCTATGAAAATGTTGAGTAAGGATGAAGATAAATTAGGAGATAACATTATAAAAGAAAATAAGGCTGAGAATAGCGAGATGATGCTTTTAAGCGATGAACTTGAAAAAAGAAGAAAAGAACTGGAAAAACAAAGGGCAGAGATTACAGTGGAACTCGAAAAGATTAGAAAGGAAATAGAAGAAAGAAGACTAAGGCCTTAAAATTTTAACAATATATTTATCATGACTTAGACATAGATAAATTCTTGTAAGGCTAAGTTGTTATAGACCCTGGATTCTGGATTATTAGATAAAATTAGAGAATGAATCAAATGGCAGATACTGCACAAGGTTATAATATTGACAGCCAAATGGGTGGCAATAGGCTAATACTGCTTAAAAATATGTATGGTAATTTTTACAAAACCATATGGAAGCTCATATTGGAAAAAAACGAAGGAGATCCATCAAAACAAAAAAGTTTTGCCGTGAGTTTTGCCGGTTGTAAAGAAGGTGATGGTGCTTCTACTATGTCACTGAATTTTGCATATGCCTATACTGAAAATTCTTCTGATAATATTGTTTTGATAGACGGCAGTATGAAGAAACCAATACTTCATAATCAGTTTAATCTTAAACATGATAGGGGAATAAGCGATGTAATAACTGGTAAAGTAGGGCTATTGGATGTCATACATGAGATAACCCCTGGAAAATTTTTTTTTATCTCTGCAGGCAAGGAGACAAAAAACCCTGTAAGTCTTTTTAATACAGCCATTTTCGATAGTATCCTGAAGTTGTTAAGAGAAATGTTCAGTCTAATAATAGTTGATTCACCACCTTTGTTAGGAAGTCCTGAAGCCATACTCCTTGCAAACAAAGTGGACGGGATCATCCTTGTTCTAAATGCCGATGTTACAAGATGGGAGGTTGCCAAAGCAGTGAAAGGCGACCTTGAAGGCGCAAATGTAAAGATACTTGGCGCAATTCTTAACAAGAAAGAGTTTGTTATACCTCAGGCAATCTATAAATTGTTATAATTTTTAAAAGTATATGGCAGAAGTCAGAACTGAACGACCATTTTTCAGGCTTTTTTTATCCATATTAATCGGGGCAGGAATTGCCATGCTATCAGTGCTTTTGGCATCCCTTGATTTTAAGACAGCTATTGCTGTTATGTTAGGGTTGTGTATCGGCGGTATATTCATCTATTTTTTAAACCAGAGGATCTTAACATATTTTTTGATCATGATACTGGGTTTTGGTATACCCTTTAACCTTGACATAAACCTATTTATAAGAAGATATGTGGGTGTTACAAGTATCGATATCGGTATAACCTTGCTAAGCAGTATCATGCTTTATTTTGTTTTCTATTATGAACATATAATGAAGGGTATTAAACGTTTTTATAGCAACAGAACAATGTTAATGGCTATGTTCTTATATATAGGCGCATGTATACTAAGTTTTTATAATGCCATGTCCATAGAGCTTTCTGTTTTTGAGATAGTAAGATTGATAATGCTTTTAATAATCTTCTATATGGTTATGAATCTTGGGAGCAGAGAAAATATATCCATCTTTCTCATAACGATTTCGGCGTGTGTTATACTTGAATTTTTACTTGCGTATTATCAGTATACTACAGGACGATCTTTAGGTTTGGCTGCTTTTGGTGAGAGGTCCC is a genomic window containing:
- a CDS encoding CpsD/CapB family tyrosine-protein kinase; amino-acid sequence: MADTAQGYNIDSQMGGNRLILLKNMYGNFYKTIWKLILEKNEGDPSKQKSFAVSFAGCKEGDGASTMSLNFAYAYTENSSDNIVLIDGSMKKPILHNQFNLKHDRGISDVITGKVGLLDVIHEITPGKFFFISAGKETKNPVSLFNTAIFDSILKLLREMFSLIIVDSPPLLGSPEAILLANKVDGIILVLNADVTRWEVAKAVKGDLEGANVKILGAILNKKEFVIPQAIYKLL